CTTCCATGAAGGGTTATCAATGATGCACCCCACTGTGCCACTTTGGGTACAATTGTatgagcaatttttttgtcTTGATATACACCTGTTCTCATTTTGATGGTGAATGGAATACTCAAAAGATTTGATGCACATCTCACTGAGGCCTCCAGTGAGGACAGGCGGTGCATCATGCCACAACCTCCTCCCTTCTTGTACACAAGGTCAATAGGACATCCCAAATTCAAATCTATAAAATCAAGTGAAGAATTTTCTTGAAGAAGTTGAGAAACTTTAGCTATAGTGTAGACATTAGTACCACATATTTGAGCCCCAAACAAGTCTTCACATTCATGCCTTTTCACCAATGCCCATTCCTGTGTCATACCTTTTAAAATGGATTCACAGAGGGCCATTTCACCGCAAGTGATGTCCACACCAAAACTTTTACATATTCTTCTGAATGGTAGGTTGCCAACTGTTGTTAGAGGACTTAGATACAGCTTATTGTTCCAGTTTATCTTCTTTTTCTCTCGTGGCAACAGTTTTATTAAATCTTCATCTGTCACTGCACCTGTATATTCTATCTTTTTCTCAATTTCTCCATCACAATTTTCGGGTTCTGTTTTCTCTAAATCTTTTTCTGCAGGTTTCTTCCTGTTATCCAAATGTTTTACAAGTTTTTCAGCTAAGCTGAAGTCATATTTCCTTTTTTGGAGTTCTGTTTTAGTTGTTGACTGAAGAGTATTAACAGTGTCATCCTTCCATGCTTCCTGCTTACTTTCCACTACTATGTTGTAGCCTTCATCTGTAAGGTGCTGAGAACCAAAGCGACAAGCAATTCCTCGAGGGCATCTCCCACGGAGGTTAAAGACATGGCAGGTCTCGCCTAAATCCTTTGGTTTTAATTTCAGATATTCTATAGGGTCATGAATAAAGATGCAGTTATTAAACTGGCATGGTACTAGTTCTTCTTTACAGGTAATATTTATGATACTTGGGCAAGCTTTACTTTTCTTATCATCCTGAAATGTTTTTGGTCGGCATTTGTTTTGACCTCGCTTTTTATCCTTAGCCATTCCTGTGGCTCCATTTtctaatttagattttttattgtcTACTTCGTCTTTATCGTCACCTTCACCGCTGAGTTTATGTTTACCTGATTTGTcttcaaatataataatatctggTATTGCGGGCTTTTTCACTACAAATTCTTCTTTTATGGCGCAAACACCAGCGTTTACCTTTGCCATTTCTCTTGTGACTGTTTACGGTGTTTAAGaaacttataaattattaattttagctTTAAATcaccattttattaaataaaaaattaaattataggtTATAAATTTCAATGCGGCTATTTAATCTGTGTATCTTTGACATTGTCAGAATGTCAGAATAGAATTAACGTAAGTTTTGTCTGTGTCTGTCGTGTTGCGTATTGGAACAAAGTAGTCAAAGTGAGAGTCAAAGTACACGTATCCAGGGCCGTTAAACCTGCGTATTGGGACAATATTTGAAAAGTTTatgaaaacaaaatgaaaatagGTAGTGACTAGGTTGTGACTAGTCGTTTCACActttggtagtgtatgggttGTGACTAGTCGTGCCAAAGCATCTCCACACTGGGCTCGCTAGGTTGTGGCTAGTCGTGCCAAAGCATTTCCACACTGGGCTCGCTAGGTTGTAACTAGTCGTGCCAAAGCATCTCCACACTGGGCTCGCTAGGTTGTGACTAGgcgcgtaaacagccatttgCTAGTCAACGaaccactcaaatatgctccatat
This is a stretch of genomic DNA from Plutella xylostella chromosome 4, ilPluXylo3.1, whole genome shotgun sequence. It encodes these proteins:
- the LOC119694458 gene encoding tRNA-dihydrouridine(47) synthase [NAD(P)(+)]-like, whose protein sequence is MAKVNAGVCAIKEEFVVKKPAIPDIIIFEDKSGKHKLSGEGDDKDEVDNKKSKLENGATGMAKDKKRGQNKCRPKTFQDDKKSKACPSIINITCKEELVPCQFNNCIFIHDPIEYLKLKPKDLGETCHVFNLRGRCPRGIACRFGSQHLTDEGYNIVVESKQEAWKDDTVNTLQSTTKTELQKRKYDFSLAEKLVKHLDNRKKPAEKDLEKTEPENCDGEIEKKIEYTGAVTDEDLIKLLPREKKKINWNNKLYLSPLTTVGNLPFRRICKSFGVDITCGEMALCESILKGMTQEWALVKRHECEDLFGAQICGTNVYTIAKVSQLLQENSSLDFIDLNLGCPIDLVYKKGGGCGMMHRLSSLEASVRCASNLLSIPFTIKMRTGVYQDKKIAHTIVPKVAQWGASLITLHGRSREARYTRSADWEYIETCAKAAAPCPVYGNGDILSYQDYVERRERAPTVQGVMIGRGALIKPWIFTEIKEQRLWDISSGERFDILKKYTNYGLEHWGSDTQGVENTRRFLLEWLSFLYRYVPVGLLERPPQQINERPPIYFGRDDMETLMASGNCSDWIKISEMLLGPVPDGFNFLPKHKANSY